In Thiohalophilus sp., the sequence CCGGTCCAACCTGGGATAACCCGTAAAGTCGTCGATGATGAAATGAGACAAATATCCAGTGCAGGAGATGTCGCAATGAAACGTTTTCACTTTTTATGCCTGGTAACCGCATTATTCGGGTTATCGGCAATCGCCGGCGCCGAGCCGACGCAACAGGCGGATATCAACTGGGCGGGTTGCGGGATCACCAAAAAAGCCTTCATGGCCGAGCTGGCCAAAGCCTATGAAGCCAAGACCGGAATTCACATCAGTCTCAGCGGGGGGGGCGCCACCAAAGGCATTC encodes:
- a CDS encoding substrate-binding domain-containing protein yields the protein MKRFHFLCLVTALFGLSAIAGAEPTQQADINWAGCGITKKAFMAELAKAYEAKTGIHISLSGGGATKGIRNAAAGNIDIGGACRTSLNSLDEERNAHQIPVAWDALVVVTNKDN